One window from the genome of Serinibacter salmoneus encodes:
- a CDS encoding PhoH family protein, translating to MSDGTELDPTTGLEEVSGTTYVLDTSVLLSDPRALTRFAEHDIVLPVVVVTELEGKRHHPELGFFARSALRTLDDLRVAHGRLDRPVPVGQGTLRVELNHSDPTVLPSGMRLGDNDTRILSVAANLRSEGHHVVVVSKDLPMRVKASAVGLEAQEYRAQQAVETGWTGMVETDLADEEIDRLWSSDRLEVSGLVDASPVRDLPVHTGLVLHSTRGSALGRITPDKQIQLVRGDREVFGVHGRSAEQRIAIDLLLDPSIGIMSLGGRAGTGKSALALCAGLEAVLERREHRRIMVFRPLHAVGGQDLGYLPGSESEKMNPWAQAVFDTLGAMVSPEVVEEVLDRGILEVLPLTHIRGRSLHDAFVIVDEAQSLERNVLLTMLSRIGQNSRVVLTHDVAQRDNLRVGRHDGVAAVIEALKGHPLFAHVTLTRSERSPVAALVTELLEGVDLS from the coding sequence GTGAGCGACGGCACCGAGCTTGACCCGACGACGGGACTCGAGGAGGTGTCCGGCACCACGTACGTGCTCGATACCTCCGTCCTCCTCTCGGACCCGCGAGCCCTCACCCGCTTCGCCGAGCACGACATCGTGCTCCCGGTGGTGGTGGTGACCGAGTTGGAGGGCAAACGCCACCACCCCGAACTGGGCTTCTTCGCCCGCTCGGCGTTGCGCACCCTGGACGACCTGCGGGTGGCCCACGGCCGCCTGGACCGCCCGGTGCCGGTGGGTCAGGGCACCCTGCGGGTGGAGCTGAACCATTCCGACCCCACGGTGCTGCCCTCCGGGATGCGGCTGGGTGACAACGACACCCGGATCCTCTCGGTCGCCGCGAACCTGCGCTCGGAGGGGCACCACGTGGTGGTGGTGTCCAAGGACCTGCCGATGCGCGTCAAGGCGTCAGCGGTGGGACTGGAGGCGCAGGAGTACCGGGCGCAGCAGGCGGTGGAGACCGGCTGGACCGGGATGGTGGAGACGGACCTTGCCGATGAGGAGATCGACCGCTTGTGGTCCTCCGACCGCCTGGAGGTCTCCGGCCTGGTGGACGCCTCACCGGTGCGGGACCTGCCGGTCCACACCGGATTGGTGCTGCACTCCACCCGCGGCAGCGCCCTGGGGCGCATCACGCCCGACAAGCAGATCCAGCTCGTGCGTGGGGACCGGGAGGTCTTCGGGGTGCACGGCCGCAGCGCGGAGCAGCGCATCGCGATCGACCTGCTGCTGGACCCGAGCATCGGGATCATGTCGCTGGGGGGTCGCGCCGGTACGGGGAAGTCCGCGCTGGCCCTGTGCGCCGGTCTCGAGGCCGTACTGGAGCGCCGGGAGCACCGGCGGATCATGGTCTTCCGCCCGCTGCACGCGGTGGGCGGGCAGGACCTGGGCTACCTGCCCGGCAGCGAGAGCGAGAAGATGAACCCCTGGGCGCAGGCGGTCTTCGACACCCTCGGCGCGATGGTCTCCCCCGAGGTGGTGGAGGAGGTGCTGGACCGCGGCATCCTCGAGGTCCTGCCCCTCACACACATCCGGGGCCGCTCGCTGCACGACGCGTTCGTGATCGTGGACGAGGCGCAGTCCCTGGAACGCAACGTGCTGCTGACCATGCTCTCGCGGATCGGGCAGAACTCCCGGGTGGTGCTCACCCACGACGTCGCGCAGCGCGACAACCTGCGGGTGGGGCGGCACGACGGCGTGGCGGCCGTGATCGAGGCGCTGAAGGGGCACCCGCTGTTCGCGCACGTCACCCTCACCCGCTCCGAGCGCTCCCCAGTGGCCGCGCTGGTCACCGAGCTGCTGGAGGGTGTGGACCTCAGCTAG
- a CDS encoding isoprenyl transferase — translation MPSPLYGLYERRLLRQLDSGNLPHHIGIILDGNRRWAKAVAAPAAHGHRAGAEKILEVLGWSDAIGVKYVTLWMLSTDNLRRDPEELQALVAIIEEAVSDLAATRRWRIQALGASGLLPPSTAKRLEAAQELTRDVEGMTVNVAVGYGGRQEIADAVRGLLRERAEAGASLQEVARELTAEQIAEHLYTKGQPDPDLVIRTSGEQRLGGFLLWQSVHSEFYFCEAYWPDFRRVDFLRAVREYSHRERRLGR, via the coding sequence ATGCCGAGTCCGCTGTACGGGCTGTACGAGCGGCGCCTGCTGCGTCAGCTCGACTCCGGCAACCTGCCCCACCACATCGGGATCATCCTGGACGGCAACCGGCGCTGGGCGAAGGCTGTTGCGGCCCCGGCCGCGCACGGACACCGTGCGGGGGCGGAGAAGATCCTCGAGGTGCTCGGGTGGTCGGACGCGATCGGCGTGAAGTACGTGACGCTGTGGATGCTCTCCACCGACAACCTGCGCCGCGACCCGGAGGAGTTGCAGGCGCTGGTCGCGATCATCGAGGAGGCCGTCAGTGACCTGGCCGCCACCAGGCGCTGGCGCATCCAGGCGCTCGGGGCCTCGGGGCTGCTGCCGCCCAGCACCGCCAAGCGCTTGGAGGCCGCGCAGGAACTGACTCGCGACGTCGAGGGAATGACCGTGAACGTGGCGGTGGGCTACGGCGGCCGGCAGGAGATCGCCGATGCCGTGCGCGGGCTGCTGCGCGAGCGGGCCGAGGCGGGCGCGAGCCTGCAGGAGGTGGCCCGGGAGCTGACCGCCGAGCAGATCGCCGAGCACCTGTACACCAAGGGGCAACCCGATCCCGACCTGGTCATCCGCACCTCCGGGGAGCAGCGGCTCGGCGGGTTCCTGCTGTGGCAGAGCGTGCACAGCGAGTTCTACTTCTGCGAGGCCTACTGGCCGGACTTCCGCCGGGTGGACTTCCTGCGCGCGGTGCGCGAGTACTCCCACCGCGAGCGCCGCCTCGGGCGGTGA